The proteins below come from a single Elgaria multicarinata webbii isolate HBS135686 ecotype San Diego chromosome 11, rElgMul1.1.pri, whole genome shotgun sequence genomic window:
- the LOC134405646 gene encoding killer cell immunoglobulin-like receptor 2DL3, with protein MSSENLSALGLNPRFLTTFSSLVGAAHERVVGSAGWWLCGQWHISRGRSYPKPSISVSPSKEVSLGGNATIQCKSEKHTRAEFYLLKEGASSVLAQKTAQHDRVEFPIANAKLSDGGIYWCEYNFLSSPNEWSFQSDPVCIKITDKSKPTGQTTVIWASGATGLLLLFLLLLLLAFLWHRKRRKGSPAKERNQPVDQPLETDIGADPNEVSYAVLNHLPLKSNCAAVPDGVPETCVYASVAKERARNGQ; from the exons ATGTCTTCGGAAAACCTTTCAGCTTTGGGGCTGAACCCAA GATTTCTTACAACTTTCTCTTCCTTGGTTGGTGCTGCACATGAAAGGGTAGTGGGATCAGCAG GATGGTGGCTGTGTGGGCAATGGCATATCTCAAGAG gGCGATCTTATCCCAAGCCTTCCATCTCCGTTAGTCCTAGTAAGGAGGTTTCCCTGGGGGGAAATGCTACCATCCAGTGCAAGAGTGAAAAGCACACACGTGCTGAGTTCTATCTCCTCAAAGAAGGGGCATCAAGTGTTTTGGCACAGAAGACGGCACAACACGATAGGGTTGAATTTCCCATTGCCAATGCCAAACTATCTGATGGCGGGATCTACTGGTGTGAATATAACTTTCTATCGTCTCCAAATGAATGGTCTTTTCAAAGTGACCCTGTATGCATCAAAATAACAG ATAAATCTAAGCCAACAGGACAAACAACGGTCATATGGGCAAGTGGTGCTACAGGCCTTCTCCTTCTGTTCCTACTCCTGCTCTTGCTTGCTTTCTTATGGCacagaaaaaggagaaagg GCTCCCCTGCCAAGGAAAGAAACCAACCAGTGGACCAG cccctAGAAACCGACATTGGAGCAGATCCAAATGAAGTTTCCTATGCTGTGTTGAACCATTTGCCATTGAAGAGCAACTGTGCAGCCGTTCCAGACGGAGTCCCAGAGACGTGTGTCTATGCATCAGTGGCCAAAGAGAGAGCCAGGAATGGCCAATAG